TTGCCTGTTCTCGGTTGGCCTCATCATCTACCGTTATTTGGCTAATGGCCGAAATGACTCCTCCGGCTACTGCAGCATAACCCGCAACACTAACCACGGCCACCGGTAAAGCCACTGGAGCAGCAATCAAACTACCACTGATGGCCAACAAAGCCAATCCGATACTTCTCAAAACCCGAAAAAACTTTGGGGTGGGTGCTTGTATTCTTTGAACGATATTCATAATGTAACTAGTTGTTTAAACCTTGTCTTCCTGATGGGAGTCGGAGGATTTAGATTGGATTCTTATTTTTACTTCTTCATGGCGTTCTATTGCAGCATAAACTAGTGTTTTCAATTTGGTTAATGCTTTTCGGGAACAACTGCCTTTTCCTATACAGGTGTGTTGGGTTACTGGAGCAATACAGCCCAAAAGTTCTTTTTTGGCATCATTGGCAGGATGGATTAATATTAAATCGCGTCCTGGAATATCTTGTAGATGCAAGTGCCATTGAAACTTTGGACTAAACCGCTTTTGCAAAATATATTCGCCTTCGGGAACACAGGAAATACGCCTTTGGTTATCCAACCAGGGCAATTCGATGGTATAACAAACTAGGTTGCCGTTCCATTCTAATATCCCTTGCGTTCCCTCGGGAAAATACATTCTGTTCAAGACCAGGACCATATTACAATCCGCTCACCTGAACCAATGACAATGGATTGTAAGAGCCGTTTTTCAACGGATACATTCTGCCATTTACTTCTTGGTAAAATTCAACTCCAAGAGCCAAAAACAAGGGACTAACACTGTTTGGTGTTACGGGATTACTATGACTTATTGCCACAGTTGGATTGGAATCCCATGGAAGAATATCCGTTTCGGAACTTGAAACTACAAAAGTTTCAGCTTCAAAATCAATTTCCGTTCCTGCTGAAATGATTTTGAA
This region of Flavobacterium lacustre genomic DNA includes:
- a CDS encoding DUF5675 family protein — translated: MVLVLNRMYFPEGTQGILEWNGNLVCYTIELPWLDNQRRISCVPEGEYILQKRFSPKFQWHLHLQDIPGRDLILIHPANDAKKELLGCIAPVTQHTCIGKGSCSRKALTKLKTLVYAAIERHEEVKIRIQSKSSDSHQEDKV